In a genomic window of Streptomyces noursei ATCC 11455:
- a CDS encoding SulP family inorganic anion transporter has translation MSQIQKSPQPPTELPPEPHTRSTAAPRRRPAAAAWRRDLSASAVVFLLAVPLSLGVALATGAPLQAGLVAAAVGGIVAGLLGGAPLQVTGAATGLLVVTADLVQRFGWRATCLVTILAGLAQLALGALRVARAALAVSPAIVHGMLAGIGVTIAIGQLHVVLGGSPDSSAVDNAAALPDQLAHPHATALLIGAVTVAVLAGWPRLPGRAGRWARLLPAPLAAVLAATAVGMGATVPRVELPSWRLPEPPVLPDASLAALVTAVLTVTLVASMESLLSAVAVDRLAAERPGTPPGRPRLNRELAAQGLANVVSGLLGGLPVSGGAIRGSANVRAGAATRRATVLHGVWVLLCAGLLAGVLELIPLAALAALVMVVGVRMVSFAHLKHVQRHREFPVYAATLGAVALFGVLPGVVTGIAVGIFLALRRLTHTRVRVTEEAGRHRVCVSGQLTFLAVPRLTRGLAQVPPGADAVVELCGSFMDHAAYEALQSWAIAHRATGGSVTLGGRSGRPLAEPASTHSCRPWTPWRNHHCTRPAPDRTAARHSGSQLLGGVSAFQRHTAPLVREELARLAREGQRPTQLFLTCADSRLVTSMITSSGPGDLFTVRNVGNLMPPPGADASCDSVGAAVEYAVEVLRVDSITVCGHSGCGAMAALLDAAGSPPPSNDATPLARWLRHGRPSLARMARIGRLGRGEVALAERPVADDQERLALVNVRQQLDHLRAHPCVARRMAEGTLTLHGMYFHVAEAQAYLLDERSGRFRAVRADVPAIGV, from the coding sequence ATGTCGCAGATCCAGAAGTCACCGCAACCGCCGACCGAGCTCCCGCCGGAGCCCCACACCCGCTCCACGGCCGCACCTCGCCGAAGGCCGGCAGCCGCGGCCTGGCGGCGGGACCTCTCCGCCTCGGCCGTGGTCTTCCTGCTGGCCGTCCCGCTGTCGCTGGGCGTTGCCCTGGCCACCGGAGCCCCGCTCCAGGCCGGGCTGGTCGCCGCGGCCGTCGGCGGGATCGTCGCCGGGCTCCTGGGCGGCGCGCCGCTCCAGGTGACCGGCGCCGCCACTGGCCTTCTGGTGGTCACCGCCGACCTCGTCCAGCGCTTCGGCTGGCGGGCCACCTGCCTGGTCACGATCCTGGCCGGGCTGGCGCAACTCGCCCTCGGGGCGCTGCGGGTGGCCCGCGCGGCGCTCGCCGTCAGCCCGGCGATCGTGCACGGCATGCTCGCCGGCATCGGCGTCACCATCGCCATCGGGCAGCTCCACGTGGTGCTCGGCGGCAGCCCCGACAGCTCGGCCGTCGACAACGCCGCCGCGCTGCCCGACCAGCTGGCGCATCCGCACGCCACCGCGCTGCTGATCGGGGCCGTCACGGTCGCCGTGCTGGCCGGCTGGCCGCGGCTGCCGGGCCGCGCCGGGCGCTGGGCGCGGCTGCTGCCGGCGCCGCTGGCCGCGGTGCTCGCCGCGACCGCGGTCGGCATGGGGGCGACGGTGCCGCGCGTCGAGCTGCCGTCCTGGCGGCTGCCCGAGCCGCCCGTGTTGCCCGACGCCTCGCTCGCCGCCCTGGTCACGGCCGTGCTGACGGTCACCCTCGTCGCCAGCATGGAGTCGCTGCTGTCCGCGGTGGCGGTGGATCGGCTGGCCGCCGAACGACCGGGGACGCCTCCGGGACGGCCCCGACTCAACCGCGAGCTGGCCGCTCAGGGCCTGGCGAACGTCGTTTCCGGCCTTCTGGGGGGCCTTCCGGTCTCCGGCGGCGCGATCCGCGGCTCGGCCAATGTGCGGGCCGGTGCGGCCACCCGCCGGGCGACCGTGCTGCACGGCGTCTGGGTGCTGCTCTGCGCGGGGCTGCTGGCCGGGGTGCTGGAGCTGATCCCGCTGGCCGCCCTGGCCGCACTGGTGATGGTCGTCGGGGTGCGGATGGTCAGCTTCGCGCACCTCAAGCACGTGCAGCGGCACCGCGAATTCCCGGTGTACGCAGCCACGCTGGGCGCCGTGGCGCTCTTCGGCGTGCTGCCCGGGGTCGTGACGGGCATCGCGGTCGGGATCTTCCTGGCGCTGCGGCGGCTGACCCACACCCGGGTCCGGGTGACGGAGGAGGCCGGCCGCCACCGGGTGTGCGTCAGCGGCCAGTTGACCTTCCTGGCGGTGCCGCGGCTGACCCGGGGCCTGGCGCAGGTGCCGCCGGGCGCCGACGCCGTCGTCGAGCTGTGCGGGTCGTTCATGGACCACGCCGCCTACGAGGCGCTGCAGTCCTGGGCGATCGCCCATCGGGCGACCGGGGGATCAGTGACCCTCGGGGGCCGCTCCGGCCGCCCGCTCGCCGAGCCGGCCAGCACGCACTCCTGCCGGCCGTGGACACCCTGGCGCAACCACCACTGCACCCGCCCCGCCCCTGACCGCACGGCGGCGCGGCACAGCGGCAGCCAACTGCTGGGCGGGGTCAGCGCGTTCCAGCGGCACACCGCCCCGCTGGTGCGCGAGGAGCTGGCCCGGCTGGCGCGGGAGGGCCAGCGCCCCACCCAGCTCTTCCTGACCTGCGCCGATTCCCGGCTGGTGACGAGCATGATCACGTCGAGCGGGCCGGGCGATCTGTTCACCGTGCGCAACGTCGGCAATCTGATGCCGCCGCCCGGCGCGGACGCCTCCTGCGACTCCGTGGGCGCCGCGGTCGAGTACGCGGTCGAGGTGCTGCGGGTCGACTCGATCACCGTCTGCGGGCACTCCGGCTGTGGCGCCATGGCGGCACTCCTCGACGCGGCCGGCTCCCCGCCGCCGTCAAACGACGCCACCCCGCTCGCCCGTTGGCTGCGGCACGGCCGCCCGAGCCTGGCCCGGATGGCGCGGATCGGGCGGTTGGGCCGGGGCGAAGTCGCCCTCGCCGAGCGGCCGGTGGCCGACGACCAGGAGCGACTGGCGCTGGTCAACGTGCGGCAGCAGCTGGACCACCTACGGGCGCACCCGTGCGTCGCCCGCCGGATGGCCGAGGGAACCCTCACCCTGCACGGCATGTACTTCCACGTCGCCGAGGCCCAGGCGTACCTGTTGGACGAGCGCAGCGGACGGTTCCGCGCGGTGCGCGCCGACGTCCCGGCGATCGGCGTCTGA